Proteins encoded within one genomic window of Aquamicrobium lusatiense:
- a CDS encoding ABC transporter permease has protein sequence MLNFTLQRTGKAFVVIVAVVVLNFLLIKLAPGDPAAILAGEAGSGDPQYVENLRQQFGLDKPVVVQLWNYLSGVLTGDLGFSYRNQVPVLDLILGRLPATLLLTGAALIFSLITGVLFGVLAARHRGSVLDSVITALALLFYATPLFWIALMSVLLFSINLGWLPPFDMETIGAGYTGWRRVLDIAHHMVLPTVTLGLFYTAVYTRLTRASMLEVMSLDFVKTAHAKGVPNSRIIRRHVLRNAVLPVFTFASMQTGQLVGGAILTETVFAWPGIGRLMFDALMQRDYPVLLGVFLITAMVVVVVNFITDLLYRFVDPRIGIS, from the coding sequence ATGCTCAACTTCACCTTGCAGCGAACAGGCAAGGCATTTGTCGTAATAGTCGCCGTGGTTGTCCTCAACTTCCTCCTGATCAAGCTGGCGCCCGGCGATCCGGCTGCCATTCTGGCTGGCGAAGCCGGTTCGGGCGATCCTCAGTATGTTGAAAACCTGCGCCAGCAGTTCGGGCTCGACAAGCCTGTCGTGGTCCAGCTTTGGAACTATCTGTCGGGCGTTCTCACGGGAGATCTCGGCTTCTCGTACCGCAATCAGGTTCCCGTTCTTGATCTTATTCTGGGCCGTCTGCCTGCGACATTGCTGCTGACTGGCGCAGCCCTGATTTTCTCTCTGATCACGGGCGTTCTGTTTGGTGTGCTGGCCGCGCGCCACCGCGGTTCCGTACTCGACAGCGTGATCACTGCTCTGGCTCTGCTTTTCTATGCCACGCCGCTCTTCTGGATCGCACTGATGTCGGTGCTTCTTTTCTCCATAAACCTCGGCTGGCTGCCACCTTTTGACATGGAAACCATCGGTGCAGGCTACACAGGCTGGCGCCGGGTTCTGGACATCGCGCATCACATGGTGCTGCCCACCGTCACGCTGGGCCTGTTCTACACCGCCGTCTACACCCGCCTGACCCGCGCATCGATGCTGGAGGTGATGAGCCTCGACTTCGTCAAGACCGCGCATGCAAAGGGCGTTCCCAACAGCCGGATCATCAGACGTCATGTGCTGCGCAATGCGGTCCTGCCGGTTTTCACCTTTGCCAGCATGCAGACAGGCCAGCTCGTCGGCGGCGCCATTCTGACCGAAACCGTTTTCGCATGGCCGGGGATCGGGCGCCTCATGTTCGACGCGCTCATGCAGCGCGACTATCCGGTGCTGCTCGGCGTCTTCCTGATCACCGCCATGGTCGTGGTCGTGGTTAACTTCATCACCGATCTTCTTTACCGCTTCGTCGATCCGCGTATCGGCATCTCCTGA
- a CDS encoding ABC transporter permease — protein MDFMKRFSLNYGAVIGLLILTLIILMAITAPLLFPGNPWKTVAMPLLRPMQDPSYILGTDMLGRDIAAGIAHGAKVSLLIGVVSTLVAVLIGVTIGALAGFYGGLVDDLLMRFTEFFQIIPAFAMAVVLVAIFSPSFISITLAIAVVSWPSVARLVRAEFLSLRQREFVQAAVVIGQSGPRIILTQILPNAVSPIIVTASLMVATAILTESALSFLGLGDRNTMSWGFMIGAARTMLREAWWMSFFPGLAILLAVLAINLIGEGINDVMNPHLRGRKN, from the coding sequence ATGGATTTCATGAAACGCTTCTCGCTCAACTATGGCGCGGTCATCGGGCTACTCATTCTGACCCTCATCATCCTGATGGCGATAACCGCACCCCTGTTGTTTCCGGGCAACCCGTGGAAGACGGTTGCCATGCCGCTTCTGCGTCCGATGCAGGACCCCAGCTATATTCTCGGCACAGACATGCTGGGGCGCGATATAGCGGCCGGCATAGCCCACGGGGCCAAGGTTTCGCTGCTCATCGGCGTGGTCTCCACGCTTGTTGCGGTGCTGATCGGAGTGACGATCGGCGCGCTGGCCGGCTTCTATGGCGGCCTCGTCGACGATCTGCTCATGCGCTTCACCGAGTTCTTTCAGATCATTCCGGCCTTTGCCATGGCAGTGGTTCTGGTGGCGATCTTCAGCCCCAGCTTCATCTCCATCACACTCGCCATCGCGGTGGTATCCTGGCCAAGCGTGGCCCGTCTGGTGCGCGCGGAGTTTCTCTCCCTGCGCCAGCGTGAGTTCGTGCAGGCAGCGGTGGTCATCGGGCAGAGCGGCCCGCGTATCATCCTGACACAAATCCTGCCGAACGCCGTCTCCCCCATCATCGTCACCGCCTCGCTGATGGTCGCAACTGCCATCCTGACCGAAAGCGCCCTTTCTTTCCTTGGTCTCGGAGACCGCAACACGATGAGCTGGGGCTTCATGATCGGTGCGGCCCGAACCATGTTGCGGGAAGCGTGGTGGATGAGCTTCTTCCCGGGTCTGGCCATCCTGCTCGCTGTTCTGGCCATCAATCTGATCGGTGAAGGCATCAACGACGTGATGAACCCTCATCTGCGCGGGAGGAAGAATTGA
- a CDS encoding ABC transporter ATP-binding protein, producing the protein MSTAQAPLLSVDKLTIRLPEGFDRKNAIEDISYDLSAGEILCVVGESGSGKSMTANAIMGLLPGYLKPTGNGIRYRGKNLLTLPEEEKRNLRGRDIAMIFQEPLSALNPLMTVGEQIDEVMLVHGIEDASARSARVLELMEYVGLPDPSTMRHSYPFRLSGGQRQRVVIAMALALEPSILIADEPTTALDVTTQAQILELIKRIQRAKGMGVIFVTHDFGVVADIADRVIVMEKGLVVEQGSADQVLNHPRHPYTQRLIAAVPHRGTERKEGSSTQTGDPAPLLELRNLNKTYRSKEGLFSKPRIVPAVQNISLTLRRGQTLGVVGESGSGKSTLGRLIMKLLDNDGGQILYQGKDIAPLSQSAFRPMRKKIQMIFQDPFASLNPRQTIGRILTDGPLANGVDKATARGRAEQLLARVGLDKSAYVRYPHEFSGGQRQRIGIARALMLDPDILIADESVSALDVSVQEQVLRLLREIQEQLKLGMIFITHDLRIAAQICDQIAVMRQGEVVEMGPPSQIFDAPQHEYTQRLIAAIPGKEWHPEHVIQNLHEESR; encoded by the coding sequence TTGAGCACTGCCCAAGCCCCACTCCTGAGCGTTGACAAGCTGACCATTCGTCTTCCTGAGGGCTTCGACCGCAAGAACGCGATCGAAGACATCAGCTACGATCTCAGCGCAGGCGAAATCCTTTGCGTCGTCGGCGAATCCGGCTCGGGCAAGTCCATGACGGCCAATGCGATCATGGGCCTGCTTCCCGGCTATCTGAAGCCGACCGGCAACGGCATCCGTTATCGCGGAAAAAATCTGCTCACCCTGCCGGAAGAGGAAAAGCGCAACCTGCGCGGTCGCGACATCGCCATGATCTTTCAGGAGCCGCTGTCGGCCCTGAATCCATTGATGACGGTCGGCGAGCAGATAGACGAGGTCATGCTGGTGCACGGCATCGAGGATGCGAGCGCCCGTTCGGCCCGTGTTCTCGAACTGATGGAATATGTGGGCCTTCCCGACCCCTCGACCATGCGTCATTCCTATCCGTTCAGGCTCTCGGGCGGACAGCGCCAGCGTGTGGTCATCGCCATGGCACTGGCTCTCGAACCCTCCATCCTGATCGCGGACGAACCCACAACTGCACTGGATGTCACGACGCAGGCCCAGATCCTTGAGCTGATAAAGCGCATCCAGCGCGCGAAGGGCATGGGGGTCATCTTCGTCACTCACGATTTCGGCGTGGTCGCAGACATTGCCGACCGCGTAATCGTGATGGAAAAGGGGCTTGTTGTGGAACAGGGCAGCGCCGATCAGGTGCTGAACCACCCGCGCCATCCCTATACGCAGCGTCTTATCGCAGCCGTTCCTCATCGCGGAACGGAACGCAAGGAAGGCTCGTCCACGCAGACAGGCGATCCGGCACCGCTGCTGGAACTGCGCAACCTCAACAAAACCTACCGCAGCAAGGAAGGCCTGTTCTCCAAACCCCGCATCGTGCCGGCGGTTCAGAACATCAGCCTGACATTGCGGCGGGGCCAGACGCTCGGGGTTGTAGGCGAATCCGGGTCCGGCAAGTCCACGCTGGGCCGGCTCATCATGAAGCTCCTCGACAATGATGGCGGCCAGATCCTCTATCAGGGCAAGGACATCGCTCCTCTGTCCCAGTCGGCCTTTCGTCCCATGCGCAAGAAGATCCAGATGATCTTTCAGGATCCTTTCGCCTCGTTGAACCCGCGCCAGACGATCGGCCGCATTCTCACCGATGGGCCTTTGGCCAACGGTGTCGACAAAGCCACCGCCCGCGGCCGCGCCGAGCAGCTTCTGGCAAGGGTCGGGCTGGATAAGTCCGCCTATGTCCGCTATCCGCATGAATTCTCCGGCGGCCAGCGTCAGCGTATCGGCATCGCGCGTGCCCTGATGCTGGATCCCGACATTCTGATCGCCGACGAAAGCGTCTCTGCGCTGGACGTTTCGGTTCAGGAGCAGGTTCTGCGCCTGTTGCGCGAGATTCAGGAACAGCTGAAGCTCGGCATGATTTTCATCACCCACGATCTTCGAATCGCCGCCCAGATCTGTGATCAGATCGCCGTCATGAGGCAGGGTGAAGTGGTGGAAATGGGACCGCCCTCACAAATCTTCGATGCCCCGCAGCACGAATATACGCAGCGGCTCATTGCAGCCATTCCGGGCAAGGAGTGGCATCCCGAACACGTTATCCAGAATCTCCATGAGGAAAGCCGCTAA
- a CDS encoding thiamine pyrophosphate-binding protein yields MSAINASPASAHGGEILVRQLELHGVSTVFMVPGESFLPCIDALGDRRDSIRTVPCRQEGGAAYAAEAYGKLTGKPGVCFVTRGPGATNASIGLHVAHQDGTPMILFVGQIGSDTTERACFQEIDYRQMFAPVAKWVAQIDRTDRIPEFVARAFAISQSGRPGPVVLALPEDTLWGEAAVADVLPFRRPHPTPDAADMAALALLLKEARRPFVIAGGTGWTDEARANLAAFAERFDLPVGVSWRRQEVFDNRHPNFAGHVGYGTDRALAQRIMEADLLISVCSRLDEPTTEGYKLVESPVPVQKLVHIHPDSDELGHVYRPTLAIAADPVGAATALAGLKPDAPLNWAGLARSANEDYQKSRLPHPTDSAFDLSQACLHMAEVLPQDAFVSVGAGNFALFPHRFMQFSHLGTQASPICGSMGYGLPAAIAAKLAFPEREAFAFAGDGCFQMTMQEIGTAVQHRLGIVILLCNNRAWGTIKAHQEREYPARAFALNLENPDFAALARSYGALGEVVEKTDDFAESLARARAFAREHNRPALLELRYDVEYITPDTRLSQITENALARSAQH; encoded by the coding sequence ATGTCCGCAATCAATGCTTCTCCTGCCTCTGCTCATGGTGGGGAGATTCTCGTCAGGCAGCTTGAACTGCATGGCGTGAGCACTGTCTTCATGGTGCCGGGTGAAAGTTTTCTTCCATGCATCGACGCCCTAGGCGACCGTCGCGACAGCATCCGCACCGTGCCCTGCCGGCAGGAAGGCGGCGCGGCCTATGCGGCGGAGGCCTATGGCAAGCTGACGGGAAAGCCGGGTGTCTGCTTCGTCACGCGCGGTCCGGGCGCCACAAATGCCTCCATCGGCCTTCATGTCGCGCATCAGGACGGCACTCCCATGATCCTGTTCGTCGGCCAGATCGGCTCCGACACCACCGAGCGCGCCTGCTTTCAGGAAATCGACTACAGGCAGATGTTCGCGCCGGTTGCAAAATGGGTCGCGCAGATCGACCGGACAGATCGTATCCCCGAATTCGTCGCGCGCGCCTTCGCAATCAGCCAGAGCGGCCGGCCGGGCCCTGTCGTGCTGGCTCTTCCGGAGGACACGCTGTGGGGCGAGGCCGCCGTTGCCGATGTCCTGCCGTTCAGGCGCCCTCACCCCACCCCGGATGCTGCGGATATGGCAGCACTCGCACTGCTGCTGAAAGAAGCCAGACGCCCCTTCGTCATAGCGGGAGGCACAGGATGGACCGATGAGGCGCGCGCAAATCTGGCCGCATTTGCCGAGCGCTTTGACCTTCCGGTCGGTGTTTCCTGGCGCCGGCAGGAGGTGTTCGACAACCGCCATCCCAATTTCGCAGGTCACGTAGGCTACGGGACCGACCGTGCTCTTGCGCAGCGCATCATGGAAGCAGACCTGTTGATCTCGGTCTGCTCGCGGCTGGATGAGCCGACAACCGAAGGCTACAAGCTGGTTGAAAGCCCCGTTCCCGTTCAGAAACTGGTTCACATTCATCCTGACAGCGACGAACTTGGGCATGTCTATCGCCCGACACTGGCGATCGCAGCCGATCCCGTCGGCGCGGCCACGGCTCTGGCAGGTCTGAAGCCCGACGCTCCTCTCAACTGGGCCGGGCTGGCAAGATCTGCAAACGAGGACTACCAGAAATCCCGTCTGCCGCATCCGACGGATTCCGCCTTCGATCTCTCGCAGGCGTGTCTGCACATGGCCGAAGTGCTGCCGCAGGATGCGTTCGTGTCGGTCGGCGCCGGCAATTTCGCTCTTTTCCCGCACCGGTTCATGCAATTCTCGCATCTGGGAACTCAGGCGTCGCCGATTTGCGGCTCCATGGGATATGGCCTGCCTGCTGCAATTGCCGCCAAACTCGCTTTCCCGGAACGCGAGGCATTCGCCTTTGCCGGCGACGGCTGCTTCCAGATGACAATGCAGGAGATCGGCACCGCCGTACAGCACCGGCTGGGCATCGTCATCCTGCTTTGCAACAACCGCGCCTGGGGAACGATCAAGGCGCATCAGGAACGCGAATACCCTGCTCGCGCTTTCGCGCTCAACCTCGAAAACCCGGATTTTGCGGCCCTTGCCCGCTCCTATGGCGCGCTTGGCGAGGTGGTGGAAAAGACGGACGATTTCGCAGAAAGTCTTGCGCGCGCCCGTGCCTTCGCCCGTGAGCACAACCGCCCCGCCCTGCTGGAGTTGCGCTACGACGTGGAATACATCACGCCCGATACCCGCCTCAGCCAGATCACGGAAAACGCGCTGGCCCGATCCGCGCAGCACTAG
- a CDS encoding histone deacetylase family protein, with protein sequence MRAFYHPDQAIHNPLQFMRYGRICEANDVPARTEELLKALARLGIKPEQPQDYGRGPAEKIHAVHYLDYLETAYGRWIDLPEHGPEVLPNTFPYWNGDPSRDMRPPCPTDQLLAQTGYYLGDLAVPIGEHTWQSVLRSSHTATAGADALLDGETLAYALCRPSGHHCRVDRASGFCYMNNSAIAAQRLREKFAKVAVLDIDAHHGDGTQEIFYRRSDVLTVSVHVDPDHYNPFFTGRVHETGHGDGEGYNLNIPLAPHSGNDTFLDGVQRGIDAVKAYGAEALVLALGYDTHVEDPLSMVKVTTEAFSAAGRKLGDLNIPVLVVQEGGYQVSVIGACLEGFLRELQSGA encoded by the coding sequence ATGCGTGCTTTCTATCATCCGGATCAGGCGATACATAATCCGCTGCAATTCATGCGCTATGGCCGCATCTGCGAAGCGAACGACGTGCCGGCGCGTACCGAAGAACTGCTGAAGGCGCTTGCACGGCTCGGGATCAAGCCCGAGCAACCACAGGATTACGGCCGTGGCCCGGCCGAAAAAATTCATGCTGTCCACTATCTCGATTATCTGGAAACAGCCTATGGGCGCTGGATCGACCTGCCGGAGCACGGTCCGGAAGTGCTCCCCAACACCTTCCCCTACTGGAACGGCGACCCTTCCAGAGATATGCGTCCGCCCTGCCCCACCGATCAGCTTCTGGCGCAAACGGGTTACTATCTTGGTGATCTTGCGGTTCCGATCGGCGAACACACCTGGCAATCGGTTCTGCGCTCAAGCCATACAGCCACGGCTGGCGCCGACGCGCTGCTCGACGGGGAAACGCTTGCCTATGCCCTGTGCCGCCCGTCCGGCCATCACTGCCGCGTCGATCGTGCTTCCGGCTTCTGCTATATGAACAATTCCGCCATCGCCGCCCAGCGCCTGCGTGAGAAGTTCGCGAAGGTCGCTGTTCTGGACATCGATGCGCATCATGGGGACGGCACACAGGAAATATTCTACCGGCGCAGCGATGTTCTGACCGTCTCTGTCCATGTCGATCCCGATCACTACAATCCGTTCTTCACCGGCCGTGTGCACGAGACCGGCCACGGGGATGGCGAAGGGTACAACCTCAACATCCCGCTTGCCCCCCACAGCGGTAACGACACCTTCCTGGATGGAGTTCAGCGGGGCATCGACGCCGTAAAGGCATATGGCGCAGAAGCTCTCGTTCTTGCCCTTGGTTACGACACCCATGTGGAAGATCCGCTGAGCATGGTAAAGGTTACGACAGAAGCCTTTTCTGCCGCAGGCAGGAAGCTGGGAGACCTGAACATCCCCGTGCTGGTCGTGCAGGAAGGTGGGTATCAGGTTTCGGTCATAGGCGCATGCCTTGAGGGCTTCCTTCGCGAATTGCAGTCAGGTGCCTGA
- a CDS encoding GntR family transcriptional regulator — MNDTTGDKSSLAAEVYDRLAYDLMSGALPAGTRLKIRDLADKIGVSVTPVRDAVLRLVNNGGLLFQSPRDIRVPFLERSRYLEIRMIRVELEGLAAERAAQFAKSSDIAYLEDILAENEEAMAMDDHLRSLRMNQKFHLALPEIGEMPTLRGVLENLWLQMGPLIASGYDAGGRVMIDHHYSVLESIRLADGPAARKAIQDDILSGGEVLLLRGALAGERERELSAARSA; from the coding sequence TTGAACGATACCACTGGTGACAAGAGCAGCCTTGCCGCTGAGGTCTACGACCGGCTTGCCTATGATCTGATGTCGGGTGCCCTGCCTGCGGGAACCCGGCTTAAGATCCGTGACCTCGCGGACAAGATTGGCGTGAGCGTAACCCCCGTTCGCGACGCGGTGCTGCGGCTTGTAAACAATGGCGGCCTTCTTTTTCAAAGTCCGCGCGATATCCGCGTGCCATTTCTCGAACGCTCCCGCTATCTGGAGATCCGCATGATCAGGGTCGAACTGGAAGGTCTCGCCGCCGAGCGCGCCGCCCAGTTCGCCAAATCCAGCGACATCGCTTACCTCGAAGACATTCTGGCCGAGAATGAAGAGGCGATGGCGATGGACGATCATCTGCGCTCGCTGCGAATGAACCAGAAATTTCATCTCGCATTGCCCGAGATCGGAGAGATGCCGACGCTGCGCGGCGTGCTTGAAAATCTCTGGCTGCAGATGGGTCCGCTGATCGCCTCCGGATACGATGCCGGCGGACGGGTGATGATAGACCATCACTACAGCGTGCTGGAATCCATACGGCTTGCCGATGGGCCGGCAGCACGAAAGGCGATTCAGGACGACATCCTCAGCGGCGGCGAAGTGCTTTTGCTGCGCGGGGCGCTTGCTGGCGAACGGGAACGGGAGCTGTCCGCAGCGCGGTCCGCTTAA
- a CDS encoding FAD-binding oxidoreductase, translated as MRDRNCAFDLAMKECLGERGWLTRPEDKAAHARDWLDRYGEVPLGIARPASTAEVSAIVRLCAEHGISIVPQGGNTSLNGGSVAISPASVILSMARMNRIHTIDAADFTATVEAGVVLAHLHEKLTAHNLAFPLHLGAEGSAQIGGLIGTNAGGSHAMRYGMMQDLVLGLEVVLADGTVWDGSRALIKDNAGYQLRRLFCGSEGTLGIVTKAVLRLFPAPVARATALLALPDPDAALRIGALLRASTGEFLTAVEFFNEPGLSLLLKHVPHISRPLETPGPVYLLVEIATSIPEIELPDILDRALSAAFETGDVLDGTIATSEAQRAALWRIREELPEGQRLEGRQIKHDVSVPVARLAAFVAEASAGSERVLAGVRVNPFGHLGDGNVHFNLSPPEGCTDFEEREMQLSQAVYEAAVRHGGSIAAEHGLGQAKVELADRFRSTTERSLMRQLKSTLDPHGIMNPGKVV; from the coding sequence ATGCGCGACAGGAATTGTGCCTTCGACCTCGCCATGAAGGAGTGTCTCGGCGAACGAGGATGGCTGACACGTCCTGAAGACAAAGCCGCTCATGCGCGCGACTGGCTGGACCGCTATGGCGAAGTCCCGCTTGGCATTGCCCGGCCTGCAAGCACTGCGGAGGTGTCGGCCATCGTCCGGCTTTGCGCTGAGCATGGGATCTCCATTGTTCCACAGGGTGGAAACACCAGCCTCAACGGGGGCAGCGTCGCAATCAGCCCGGCCAGCGTGATCCTCTCGATGGCGCGGATGAACCGCATCCACACGATCGATGCTGCGGACTTTACCGCTACCGTGGAAGCAGGGGTCGTTCTGGCGCATCTTCATGAGAAGCTCACCGCGCATAATCTTGCCTTTCCGTTGCACCTGGGTGCCGAAGGCAGCGCTCAGATCGGTGGATTGATTGGCACCAATGCCGGTGGCAGCCATGCCATGCGCTACGGAATGATGCAGGATCTGGTGCTCGGCCTTGAGGTCGTTCTTGCCGATGGCACCGTCTGGGATGGCTCGCGTGCCCTGATCAAGGACAATGCCGGTTATCAGTTGCGCCGGCTGTTTTGCGGATCTGAGGGAACGCTCGGCATTGTCACCAAAGCTGTGTTGCGGCTGTTTCCGGCACCGGTCGCGCGCGCGACAGCCCTGCTTGCCCTACCGGACCCCGATGCTGCCCTGCGCATCGGCGCGTTGCTTCGTGCGTCGACGGGCGAGTTTCTGACGGCCGTGGAGTTCTTCAATGAGCCTGGCCTTTCGCTGCTCCTGAAGCATGTCCCCCACATTTCCCGACCACTTGAGACACCGGGCCCGGTCTACCTGCTGGTCGAGATCGCGACCTCCATTCCTGAAATCGAGCTTCCCGACATTCTGGATCGTGCTTTGAGTGCGGCTTTTGAAACAGGGGATGTGCTTGATGGGACGATCGCGACCAGCGAGGCCCAGCGTGCCGCTCTCTGGAGAATTCGGGAGGAATTGCCTGAAGGGCAACGTCTGGAAGGCAGGCAGATCAAGCACGATGTCTCGGTGCCGGTAGCACGGCTTGCGGCATTCGTGGCTGAAGCATCAGCCGGGTCAGAAAGGGTTCTGGCGGGCGTGCGCGTCAATCCGTTCGGTCATCTCGGTGACGGCAATGTGCACTTCAATCTTTCACCACCCGAAGGCTGCACTGACTTCGAGGAGCGCGAAATGCAGCTTTCACAGGCCGTTTACGAGGCTGCCGTTCGCCATGGCGGATCGATTGCCGCCGAGCATGGTCTGGGGCAGGCGAAGGTGGAACTTGCGGATCGCTTTCGCAGCACGACGGAGCGCTCGCTGATGCGGCAGCTGAAATCCACATTGGATCCGCATGGCATCATGAACCCGGGCAAGGTGGTGTGA
- a CDS encoding NAD(P)/FAD-dependent oxidoreductase, translating to MDEVDCIVAGAGVVGLAVARELALSGRDVLILEAADAIGTATSSRNSEVIHAGLYYAPGSLKAGLCVSGRDSLYEYCAERGIPHQRCGKLIVATGAGQEAALDAIADNAGKSGAGALQKLTAAEVKELEPALACTAALLSPDTGIVDSHALMLSLLGDAEAAGAMLGLNTEISGGRVEAGRVVLTTRDTQSGDTFEIATRHFVNAAGLGATALAGALEGLDPRFVPQQRLAKGNYFSVTGRAPFSRLIYPVPEPGGLGIHLTLDLNGIARFGPDVEWVEGLDYRVDPARAQRFYGAIRTYWPELADDSLQPAYSGIRPKLSGPGEANADFVIHGPDAHGIAGLVNLFGIESPGLTSCLAIARHVAQALTRSDG from the coding sequence ATGGATGAAGTCGATTGCATCGTTGCCGGTGCTGGTGTCGTTGGTCTTGCCGTGGCGCGGGAACTGGCTTTGAGCGGACGAGACGTCCTCATCCTCGAAGCTGCCGATGCGATTGGCACGGCCACGAGTTCCCGAAATTCCGAGGTCATCCATGCCGGGCTATACTATGCGCCCGGATCGCTGAAGGCCGGGCTTTGTGTGTCCGGTCGTGACAGCCTTTATGAGTATTGTGCAGAGCGTGGCATTCCGCATCAGCGCTGCGGCAAGCTGATCGTGGCCACCGGTGCGGGGCAGGAGGCGGCGCTGGATGCCATTGCCGACAATGCCGGAAAAAGCGGGGCCGGTGCCTTGCAGAAACTGACTGCGGCCGAGGTGAAGGAACTGGAGCCGGCGCTTGCCTGCACCGCCGCCTTGCTATCGCCCGACACCGGCATCGTCGACAGCCATGCGCTGATGCTGTCTCTGCTGGGCGATGCCGAAGCGGCCGGAGCCATGCTCGGCCTCAACACCGAAATCTCCGGCGGCCGTGTGGAGGCTGGACGGGTCGTTCTGACGACGCGCGACACCCAAAGCGGCGACACGTTCGAGATCGCCACCCGCCATTTCGTCAATGCGGCCGGGCTTGGGGCAACGGCTCTGGCCGGTGCGCTCGAAGGGCTTGATCCGCGTTTCGTTCCGCAGCAGCGCCTCGCCAAGGGCAACTACTTCTCGGTCACCGGCCGCGCTCCCTTCTCGCGCCTCATCTATCCGGTGCCGGAGCCCGGCGGGCTCGGCATCCACCTGACGCTGGACCTGAACGGCATCGCACGTTTCGGCCCCGATGTGGAATGGGTGGAAGGGCTCGATTATCGGGTCGATCCGGCCCGCGCACAGCGCTTCTACGGTGCGATCCGCACCTATTGGCCCGAGCTGGCAGATGACAGCCTGCAACCGGCCTATAGCGGCATCCGTCCCAAGCTTTCGGGCCCCGGCGAAGCCAACGCCGATTTCGTCATTCATGGGCCTGATGCCCACGGCATTGCAGGTCTCGTGAACCTGTTCGGCATCGAAAGCCCCGGCCTCACCTCATGTCTCGCCATCGCCCGGCACGTCGCGCAGGCGCTCACCCGCTCCGATGGCTGA
- a CDS encoding GntR family transcriptional regulator, whose protein sequence is MQPDFSLAALEKENLGETVYNRLAEALMKGRFAPDARLTIRDLAQSLGTSVTPVRDAILRLIQDDALVQKSAREVRVPVITPDRYREIRMIRLKLEGLAARETALRAGPEDVARLRNLVERNEQALAACDWAAALELNQTFHFALADIAGLPLLRGILHRLWLQMGPLIAEAYQPGGRVMIDHHHELVKAVEAGDPDAAERAIESDIGDAGSIILDRLTARSKSNAGEL, encoded by the coding sequence ATGCAGCCAGACTTCAGCCTCGCGGCGCTGGAAAAGGAAAACCTTGGCGAGACGGTTTACAACCGGCTGGCAGAGGCCCTGATGAAAGGCCGCTTCGCGCCGGATGCACGTCTCACCATCCGTGATCTGGCGCAGTCGCTCGGCACCAGCGTCACGCCGGTGCGTGATGCCATTCTGCGGCTTATTCAGGATGATGCCCTTGTGCAGAAATCGGCGCGCGAGGTGCGCGTGCCGGTGATCACGCCGGACCGCTACCGCGAAATCCGCATGATCCGGCTGAAACTTGAAGGACTGGCGGCACGGGAGACGGCGCTGCGTGCCGGACCGGAAGATGTTGCGCGGTTGCGCAATCTTGTCGAGCGCAATGAGCAGGCTCTGGCTGCTTGCGACTGGGCGGCGGCGCTTGAATTGAACCAGACCTTCCATTTTGCGCTCGCGGACATTGCCGGACTGCCACTGCTGCGCGGCATTCTTCATCGTCTGTGGCTTCAGATGGGGCCTCTGATAGCGGAGGCCTATCAGCCGGGCGGGCGGGTGATGATCGATCATCACCATGAGCTTGTGAAGGCCGTGGAGGCAGGCGATCCGGATGCCGCGGAGCGCGCAATCGAAAGCGATATAGGCGACGCGGGCAGCATCATTCTGGACAGGCTGACGGCGCGTTCCAAATCCAATGCGGGCGAACTTTGA